The Tigriopus californicus strain San Diego chromosome 5, Tcal_SD_v2.1, whole genome shotgun sequence genome includes a region encoding these proteins:
- the LOC131880192 gene encoding trimeric intracellular cation channel type 1B.1-like, giving the protein MTAQMISLISSLGLTISNPYVFISTVLAMDGLKSLDLTPYGMDAATLQGLPKRFYPYFDLVHIVLCVLSVRKEAGRAHGQKHPFATWAACMLACFAGSILANPLLGKPILDAFKDEYLLACASGAYALMFFCPGDFFYRLVTAQPVYIVLCAVKEVYRAKKVYAGMLEGSKYYPDSKVFIPFLIGVLKGNGSAFMAPLYRKLLSTAKSGLMSELFKPSITTKECMLGAGLMIFFGPSNDIMYAAMVGLYLSVKLSGILGHPVDPFSLFDGIWDAVIGDGGTDGNDKKTN; this is encoded by the exons ATGACGGCCCAAATGATAAGTCTTATCTCTAGCTTAGGGTTGACAATAAGTAATCCTTATGTCTTTATCAGTACGGTATTGGCCATGGACGGATTAAAATCACTAGATCTCACTCCTTACGGAATGGACGCGGCTACATTGCAAGGGTTGCCCAAAAGGTTCTACCCATATTTTGACTTGGTCCACATCGTTCTATGCGTCCTATCCGTGCGTAAAGAAGCCGGTCGGGCCCATGGACAAAAGCATCCCTTTGCCACTTGGGCAGCTTGCATGTTGGCATGTTTTGCCGGTAGCATTCTAGCTAACCCGTTGCTAG GGAAACCTATCTTGGATGCCTTTAAGGACGAGTACTTATTGGCTTGTGCTAGCGGAGCTTATGCTCTCATGTTTTTCTGCCCTGGAGATTTTTTCTACCGGCTTGTGACGGCTCAACCGGTGTATATTGTTCTCTGTGCCGTTAAAGAGGTCTACAGGGCTAAGAAGGTCTACGCCGGAATGTTGGAAGGCTCCAAGTATTATCCGGATTCCAAGGTGTTTATCCCTTTCCTCATCGGCGTACTGAAAGGCAATGGATCTGCATTTATGGCTCCACTATATCGGAAGTTGTTGAGCACCGCCAAGTCCGGATTGATGTCCGAACTTTTCAAGCCCTCCATCACCACCAAGGAATGCATGCTCGGAGCAGGATTGATGATTTTCTTTGGTCCTTCCAACGATATCATGTACGCCGCCATGGTGGGTCTTTACTTATCGGTGAAGCTATCCGGAATCTTGGGTCATCCTGTCGatccattttcattgtttgacgGCATATGGGATGCCGTTATTGGAGACGGTGGCACCGACGGGAATGATAAAAAGACCAATTAG
- the LOC131880190 gene encoding equilibrative nucleoside transporter 3-like, translated as MEMIPEKQVPKDRLNLIYWCIYYVGLVILLPWNILITVNGYWDYKFRNLNATLEDTGPTQIQKEFTAYLSIAANVPNAIFVILHALIGHWFSMRLRIFGSQVGQIVVFLFIVILSILDTDDWQRLFMILNLLIIALINTFSAIFQGSASANVGKFPVPYIGNMVSGAGMGGLLPALVNVIILAVEADFQVAGFYCFLIAEIMAILCLVVSVYIERTPFYAFYSTNETLVPQINPKRDVRIYKEVMRDSWIYILVNLINFTTTLAVFPGIMVLVEPADSDLDTLWAKTFFVPVLCFVLYNLSDVLGKQLAVWLQWPSVSKWNQVILLGAAIVRIALIPLIMFCNVSPSLRRSEVAFQSDVVYGILNAILGISNGYVGNLAMMFGPKVVKPEHQEVTSAFLIAALVIGCGIGSVLSVPLVKAL; from the exons ATGGAAATGATCCCGGAGAAGCAGGTCCCAAAGGACCGCCTCAATCTGATCTATTGGTGCATCTATTATGTTGGTTTGGTGATTTTACTTCcatggaacattttgatcaCGGTGAACGGTTACTGGGACTACAAATTCAGAAACCTGAATGCCACTCTCGAGGACACGGGCCCCACCCAAATCCAGAAGGAGTTCACGGCCTACCTTTCAATCGCCGCTAATGTTCCCAATGCCATTTTTGTCATCCTGCACGCTTTAATTGGACATTGGTTCAGCATGCGGCTTCGTATTTTCGGATCTCAA GTCGGACAAATCGTGGTATTTCTTTTCATCGTCATTCTCTCAATTTTGGACACTGACGACTGGCAGCGTCTCTTCATGATCCTCAATCTTCTCATAATTGCCCTCATCAACACGTTCAGTGCCATATTTCAA GGAAGCGCCTCGGCCAATGTTGGAAAGTTTCCCGTCCCTTACATTGGGAACATGGTCAGTGGGGCTGGTATGGGTGGTTTGCTCCCCGCCTTAGTGAATGTGATCATCTTGGCAGTGGAAGCAGACTTTCAAGTGGCGGGTTTCTATTGCTTCCTCATCGCTGAGATCATGGCCATCTTGTGTTTGGTCGTCAGTGTCTACATTGAAAGGACTCCTTTCTATGCTTTTTACTCCACCAATGAGACGCTTGTCCCCCAAATCAATCCCAAGCGAGACGTTAGGATCTACAAAGAAGTCATGCGGGACAGTTGGATTTATATTTTGGTTAATTTGATCAACTTCACCACCACCCTGGCCGTGTTTCCTGGGATTATGGTGCTTGTGGAACCGGCTGATAGCGACTTGGACACCCTGTGGGCCAAGACGTTCTTTGTCCCGGTGCTGTGCTTTGTGTTGTACAATTTGTCGGATGTTTTGGGCAAGCAACTCGCCGTTTGGCTCCAATGGCCAAGTGTGTCCAAATGGAATCAGGTCATTCTCTTGGGAGCTGCCATTGTCAGAATTGCCCTGATTCCCTTGATCATGTTTTGCAATGTGTCTCCCTCATTGCGACGATCTGAG GTGGCTTTCCAATCTGATGTTGTCTATGGAATTTTGAATGCCATTTTGGGGATCTCGAATGGCTACGTGGGCAATTTGGCCATGATGTTCGGCCCAAAAGTGGTCAAACCTGAGCATCAAGAAGTCACCTCGGCTTTCCTGATTGCAGCTTTGGTCATTGGTTGCGGTATTGGATCTGTTTTAAGTGTACCCTTGGTCAAGGCTTTGTAA